From the genome of Miscanthus floridulus cultivar M001 chromosome 10, ASM1932011v1, whole genome shotgun sequence, one region includes:
- the LOC136486546 gene encoding replication factor C subunit 1-like: MSSDIRKWFMKTQDKSAAPSGAAAKPSGTAAEKKKPVLSIPEKKSAPPALASCDHDPPARRKTSKYFGSKAEKDSDVEMADASAGKSADKSTAKRKLHKCNNELKEDSKPLPAKKMSKDEEDDDDDFVATPKKKTTVKPPPSKKAKVESNAQVDDAEDEDRMDEDAKTPSKGAGRGRGRGGRGGAGAAPGGRGRGGGGGRGFMNFGERKDPPHKGEKEVPEGAPDCLSGLTFVISGTLDSLEREEATDLIKRYGGRVTGSISKKTSYLLADEDLGGVKSNKAKDLGVPFLTEDGLFDLIRKSKPAKAPVDKHQSNNSSEKLQKSQTKDSPAKVEKRAEASAVGRSIASNSNAASASTDKQKPKNVDRGSMQWTEKYRPKVPNDIVGNQSMVKQLHDWLKSWDALFLHSGQKGKGKKQADSAAKKAVLLSGPPGIGKTTTAKVVSQMLGLQAIEVNASDSRGKADSKIEKGVGGSTSNSIKELISNATLNYGDNRSKHPKAVLIMDEVDGMSAGDRGGVADLIASIKISKIPIICICNDRYSQKLKSLVNYCLMLNFRKPTKQQMGKRLMEIAKKEGIQAQENAMEELAERVHGDIRMALNHLQYMSLSQSVVKYDDIRERLNSSSKDEDISPFTAVDKLFGFNGGRLRMDERIDFGMSDPDLVPLIIQENYINYRPNTIGKDESGVKRMNALARAAESIADGDLVNVQIRRYRQWQLSQAACFASSIVPAAWMHGNREILEAGERNFNRFGGWLGKYSTTNKNRRLLEDVHSHILASQQANLDREALRLDYLTLILRELTDPLKKMSKDEAVQKVVEFMDTYSLSQEDFDTIVEVSKFKGHPSPMDGIQPAVKSALTKAYKQGSSSRVVRTADLINIPGMKKPLKKRVAAILEPVEESLPEENGLASAEDEDDSSDTENNDELGPAESTPKLDLQSDKKKGIQVQLDLKSNGNGSGGKKAPAARSRATGSGGKAVAGGGSAGKRKR; the protein is encoded by the exons ATG TCGTCCGACATCCGGAAATGGTTCATGAAGACGCAGGACAAGAGTGCGGCGCCCTCCGGAGCCGCCGCGAAGCCCTCGGGGACGGCGGCCGAGAAGAAGAAGCCCGTGCTCAGCATTCCCGAGAAGAAATCGGCGCCGCCCGCATTG GCGTCCTGTGATCACGATCCTCCTGCTAGAAGGAAGACAAGCAAGTACTTTGGGTCAAAAGCAGAGAAGGACTCAGATGTTGAAATGGCAGACGCCTCTGCAGGAAAGAGTGCTGACAAGAGTACGGCTAaaagaaaacttcataaatgcAACAATGAACTCAAGGAGGACAGCAAGCCTTTGCCAGCAAAGAAAATGTCTAAGGATGAAGAAGATGACGATGACGACTTTGTGGCAACTCCGAAGAAGAAAACTACAGTGAAGCCACCGCCTTCAAAAAAGGCTAAAGTTGAATCTAATGCTCAAGTTGATGATGCTGAGGATGAGGACAGGATGGATGAAGATGCCAAGACCCCCTCAAAAGGAGCTGGaagaggaaggggaaggggaggaagaggaggagcaggagctgcCCCTGGGGGCagaggtagaggaggaggaggtgggagAGGTTTTATGAATTTTGGTGAGAGGAAAGATCCTCCTCACAAAGGAGAAAAG GAGGTCCCAGAGGGTGCCCCTGATTGTTTATCTGGTCTGACATTTGTCATAAGTGGTACCCTTGACAG TCTTGAACGTGAGGAAGCAACTGATCTAATTAAGCGTTATGGTGGCCGTGTGACTGGCTCCATTAGTAAAAAGACT AGCTACTTACTGGCCGACGAAGACCTTGGTGGAGTTAAATCTAACAAAGCAAAAGATCTGGG TGTCCCATTCTTGACTGAAGATGGTTTATTTGATTTGATCCGAAAATCAAAACCTGCAAAGGCTCCTGTAGACAAACATCAAAGCAACAACAGTTCTGAAAAGCTTCAGAAATCACAGACAAAGGACTCTCCAGCTAAAGTTGAAAAACGAG CTGAAGCAAGTGCTGTGGGCAGAAGTATTGCTTCAAATAGTAATGCTGCAAGTGCCTCCACTGACAAACAAAAGCCCAAGAATGTTGACCGTGGTTCTATGCAATGGACAGAAAAATATCGGCCAAAAGTTCCAAATGACATAGTTGGCAATCAATCAATG GTCAAACAACTTCATGATTGGTTGAAAAGTTGGGATGCACTATTCCTTCATTCTGGCCAAAAGGGTAAGGGAAAGAAACAAGCTGACAGTGCAGCCAAAAAGGCTGTGTTGCTGAGTGGACCTCCTGGTATTGGTAAGACTACAACTGCTAAAGTTGTTAGTCAGATGCTTGGATTGCAGGCCATTGAG GTAAATGCGAGTGATAGCCGTGGTAAGGCAGACTCCAAGATTGAGAAGGGTGTTGGGGGGAGTACATCAAATTCTATCAAAGAGCTTATCAGCAACGCGACTCTGAATTATGGTGACAATCG GTCAAAACATCCCAAAGCTGTACTAATCATGGATGAAGTTGACGGTATGTCTGCTGGAGATAGAGGTGGTGTTGCTGATCTTATTGCTAGCATCAAGATATCCAAGATCCCTATTATCTGCATTTGTAATGACCGTTATAGCCAGAAATTGAAGAGTCTTGTTAATTACTGCCTGATGCTCAACTTCAGAAAACCAACGAAACAACAG ATGGGTAAAAGATTGATGGAAATTGCCAAAAAGGAAGGTATTCAAGCTCAAGAG AATGCAATGGAAGAGCTTGCTGAAAGAGTGCACGGAGATATTCGCATGGCACTCAACCATCTGCAGTATATGAGCCTCTCCCAATCTGTGGTCAAATACGATGATATAAGGGAGCGACTTAATAGCAGTTCAAAGGATGAAGATATTTCTCCTTTTACTGCTGTTGACAA ACTTTTTGGTTTCAATGGTGGGAGGTTAAGGATGGATGAGAGAATTGATTTTGGCATGAGCGATCCTGATTTAGTTCCCTTGATCATCCAG GAAAATTATATCAATTATCGGCCTAACACCATCGGGAAGGATGAAAGTGGAGTTAAAAGAATGAATGCTCTAGCCCGGGCTGCTGAATCTATAGCGGACGGTGATCTTGTTAATGTACAAATAAGAAGATATCGACAGTGGCAGCTGTCGCAAGCTGCTTGTTTTGCTTCATCGATAGTACC TGCCGCTTGGATGCATGGAAACAGAGAAATCCTTGAAGCA GGTGAGCGGAATTTTAATAGGTTTGGTGGATGGTTGGGTAAGTACTCAACTACTAACAAAAACAGAAGGCTACTAGAAGATGTCCACAGTCATATTCTTGCCTCCCAGCAAGCAAACTTGGACAG GGAGGCATTGAGGTTGGATTATCTTACTCTTATTTTGAGAGAGCTGACTGACCCACTGAAAAAAATGTCAAAG GATGAAGCTGTTCAAAAGGTGGTAGAGTTTATGGATACATACTCTTTAAGCCAGGAAGACTTTGACACGATTGTGGAAGTATCCAAATTTAAG GGTCATCCAAGTCCTATGGATGGGATTCAACCTGCTGTTAAAAGTGCCTTGACAAAGGCATACAAACAAGGAAGTAGTTCTCGTGTTGTTCGAACGGCAGATCTAATAAATATTCCAGGCATGAAAAAGCCTTTAAAGAAACGAGTGGCTGCAATCTTGGAGCCAGTGGAAGAGAGCCTGCCTGAAGAAAATGGACTAGCATCagctgaagatgaagatgattctTCTGATACTGAAAATAATG ATGAACTTGGGCCTGCTGAATCTACGCCGAAGCTGGACCTGCAAAGTGACAAGAAGAAAG GAATCCAAGTCCAGCTTGACCTGAAGAGCAATGGGAATGGCTCCGGTGGGAAGAAGGCACCTGCCGCCAGATCAAGGGCGACTGGGTCGGGTGGGAAGGCCGTTGCGGGAGGAGGTTCGGCtgggaagaggaagaggtaa
- the LOC136490123 gene encoding sialyltransferase-like protein 5: MTRAHLQTAAAAQRRPTVALLLGLALAFCLAVLSIQSSFFAAPGAPGRRLDLDADDVRELAGFQSRVQQCVASRGLGLTADVIDHCKLVLKFPEGTNSTWYNSQFKIFEPLEYKYDVCETILLWEQYRNMTTVLTREYLDVRPDGWLDYAAKRIAQLGADKCYNRTLCDELLSILLPAKPPFHPRQFATCAVVGNSGDLLKTEFGQEIDAHDAVFRDNEAPVNKKYAKHVGWKRDFRLVVRGAARNMAPILKGSSDEALIIKSLTHKEINAVIKELPNPVYLFQGIVLRRGAKGTGMKSIELALSMCDIVDMYGFTVDPGYTEWTRYFTGPRKGHNPLQGRAYYQLLECLGVIRIHSPMRAQRVEDWSDIPSKEEIRRAHAAAFHLKKHEAGLSAELGPFSNCKVWGTVDPDYGPVSGTSDMSETRKNSNYSQWELLPLEKLRREAQEHHIQMGGVSLYKMDGNKLDDLVCVRHQRSSS, encoded by the exons ATGACGAGGGCCCACCTGCAAACGGCGGCCGCGGCGCAGCGGCGGCCGACGGTGGCGCTGCTGCTGGGCCTGGCGCTCGCCTTCTGCCTCGCCGTCCTCTCCATCCAGTCCTCCTTCTTCGCCGCCCCAG GGGCGCCGGGCAGGAGGCTGGATCTGGACGCCGACGACGTGCGCGAGCTCGCGGGGTTCCAGTCCCGCGTCCAGCAGTGCGTG GCTAGCAGAGGACTTGGTCTCACAGCAGATGTTATTGATCATTGCAAGTTGGTCCTAAAGTTTCCTGAAGGAACCAACAGCACCTGG TATAATTCCCAGTTCAAGATTTTTGAACCTCTAGAATACAAATATGATGTCTGCGAAACTATCCTATTGTGGGAACAG TACCGCAACATGACAACTGTATTGACAAGGGAATACTTGGATGTGAGGCCTGATGGATGGTTGGATTATGCGGCTAAAAGGATTGCACAGCT TGGTGCTGATAAATGCTACAACCGTACTCTCTGTGATGAGCTCCTTAGCATTTTACTGCCTGCTAAACCCCCTTTCCATCCACGCCAGTTTGCGACATGTGCAGTTGTTGGTAACTCAGGAGATCTCTTGAAAACAGAGTTTGGACAAGAGATTGATGCGCATGATGCTGTGTTTCGGGACAATGAGGCACCTGTCAATAAG AAATATGCTAAACATGTTGGATGGAAAAGGGACTTTCGACTGGTTGTCCGGGGTGCTGCTCGAAATATGGCACCAATACTGAAGGGCTCCT CTGATGAGGCACTTATCATTAAAAGTTTGACGCACAAAGAAATCAATGCGGTGATAAAG GAACTTCCAAATCCTGTCTACCTTTTCCAAGGTATAGTTTTAAGAAGAGGTGCTAAAGGAACTGGCATGAAGTCCATAGAACTGGCCCTTTCCATGTGTGATATTGTTGACATGTATGGTTTTACAGTTGATCCTGGGTACACAGAGTG GACACGGTATTTCACAGGCCCTAGGAAAGGACATAATCCACTGCAAGGCCGAGCTTATTATCAACTTCTGGAATGCCTTGGG GTCATTCGTATCCATTCTCCCATGAGAGCACAAAGGGTGGAAGATTGGTCtgacataccaagcaaagaagagATCAGAAGGGCACACGCTGCAGCTTTTCATCTAAAAAAGCATGAAGCTGGCCTGTCAGCTGAGCTGGGGCCATTTAGCAATTGCAAGGTGTGGGGAACAGTTGACCCTGACTATGGACCGGTATCAGGCACTTCAGATATGAGTGAGACACGCAAGAATTCAAACTACAGCCAGTGGGAGTTGCTTCCACTTGAGAAGCTGAGAAGAGAAGCTCAGGAACACCATATCCAAATGGGTGGCGTGTCTCTATACAAGATGGATGGAAACAAGTTGGATGATCTTGTCTGTGTGAGGCACCAGCGTTCATCAAGTTAA
- the LOC136486549 gene encoding E3 ubiquitin-protein ligase RHF2A-like, whose amino-acid sequence MASETDEKPKMESLSSAAAFVEGGIQDACDDACSICLEAFCESDPSALTGCKHEFHLQCILEWCQRSSQCPMCWQPISMKDPTSQELLEAVERERNIRTNQTRNTTIFHHPALGDFELQHLPVGNDAELEERILQHLAAAAAMGRAHHLGRREGHRGRSGSHGRPQFLVFSTHPNSPSAGTMSSSSAHVEGENDSNPATPRGSESSPRAIRIGDAGNQSPRMLTYDAEQDAVVSSGNSTPVSSPRFFNRRHSTGQSTPDRAGPSDVQSFSDSLKSRLNAVSMKYKESITKSTRGWKERLFSRNSSVADLGSEVRREVNAGIASVSRMMERLETRGNSRTGDSPTASTSEVPPATESSNERITESNSVAAAAGSGGSTTTTMSTSSSNASAPCVATSGSN is encoded by the exons ATGGCATCTGAAACTGATGAGAAACCTAAGATGGAGAGTTTGTCATCTGCTGCAGCCTTTGTGGAGGGTGGCATTCAGGACGCATGTGATGATGCATGTAGCATTTGCCTTGAGGCTTTCTGTGAGAGTGACCCTTCTgca TTGACTGGCTGCAAACATGAGTTCCATCTCCAATGCATTCTTGAATG GTGTCAGAGAAGTTCACAGTGCCCAATGTGTTGGCAGCCTATTAGTATGAAGGATCCTACCAG TCAGGAGCTGCTCGAGGCAGTAGAGCGTGAGAGGAATATAAGAACCAATCAAACTCGAAACACAACTATATTTCATCATCCTGCTCTTGGGGATTTTGAGCTGCAgcat CTGCCTGTTGGTAATGATGCTGAGCTTGAAGAGCGTATACTACAAcatctagctgctgctgctgctatgggAAGGGCACACCATCTTGGAAGAAGGGAGGGGCACAGGGGACGATCTGGCTCTCATGGTCGCCCACAGTTCCTAGTTTTCTCTACACATCCAAATTCACCTTCCGCTGGCACAATGTCTTCATCTTCTGCTCATGTGGAGGGAGAAAATGATTCAAATCCTGCCACCCCTAGAGGTAGTGAGTCATCTCCACGAGCTATTCGCATTGGAGATGCGGGAAACCAAAGTCCCAGGATGCTTACCTATGATGCTGAACAGGATGCTGTCGTTTCTTCCGGAAATAGCACTCCTGTATCGAGTCCTCGGTTTTTTAACAG GAGACACTCAACTGGACAGTCAACTCCAGACAGGGCTGGACCATCGGATGTTCAGTCTTTCTCAGACTCCCTGAAGTCTCGCTTAAATGCTGTCTCTATGAA GTACAAAGAATCTATTACAAAGAGTACTCGAGGGTGGAAGGAGAGACTCTTTTCACGCAATTCGTCCGTGGCGGATCTTGGTTCTGAAGTGAGAAGAGAAGTTAATGCTGGAATCGCGTCCGTGTCACGGATGATGGAGCGTCTGGAAACTAGAGGAAATAGCAGAACAGGTGATAGCCCAACAGCATCCACTTCTGAAGTTCCTCCCGCTACGGAATCAAGCAATGAAAGGATTACAGAGAGCaactctgttgctgctgctgctggtagtGGTGgtagtactactaccactatgagTACCAGTTCTAGCAATGCCTCTGCTCCTTGTGTCGCGACATCTGGTTCAAATTAG